In Candidatus Flexicrinis proximus, the following are encoded in one genomic region:
- the rnc gene encoding ribonuclease III gives MSLNDLQDALGVKFRDTSLLEQALTHSSFLNEHPGEDLADYERLEFLGDAILEFVTGEMLFRRFPELDEGELTRLRSALVRTEALAELARTVNLGEYLRMGRGEVRNGGRGRVSTLCRAFEAVVGAVYIDLGIEAVRELVIPRLTALQHRVIQDALNKDARTRLQEWSQAELDVAPSFEVISVTGPDHDRQYLVEVRLNGIAIANGTGKTIRAAGKEGAATALRSLEVGGIDIERLRRPRD, from the coding sequence ATGAGCCTCAATGACCTTCAGGACGCGCTTGGCGTTAAATTTCGCGATACTTCGCTGCTCGAGCAAGCGCTGACCCACAGTTCGTTCCTGAATGAACACCCAGGAGAGGACCTTGCCGACTACGAGCGATTGGAGTTCCTGGGGGACGCGATTCTGGAGTTTGTGACCGGAGAGATGCTTTTCCGACGCTTTCCCGAGCTCGATGAAGGCGAGCTTACCCGGCTCCGGTCGGCGCTTGTGCGTACAGAAGCGCTGGCTGAACTCGCACGCACTGTAAATTTGGGCGAGTACTTGAGAATGGGCAGAGGAGAAGTTCGCAACGGCGGGCGAGGCCGGGTTTCCACCCTGTGCCGCGCATTTGAGGCCGTGGTCGGCGCGGTCTACATTGATCTTGGAATCGAGGCTGTGCGCGAATTGGTGATTCCACGCCTGACGGCGCTACAACACCGCGTGATACAAGACGCTCTAAACAAAGATGCACGGACCCGACTTCAGGAGTGGAGTCAGGCCGAACTCGATGTTGCGCCGAGCTTCGAGGTCATTTCGGTCACGGGTCCCGATCACGATCGTCAGTATCTCGTCGAGGTGAGGCTGAACGGGATTGCCATCGCCAACGGAACAGGGAAGACGATCCGCGCTGCCGGTAAGGAAGGCGCCGCTACCGCTTTGCGGTCACTTGAAGTGGGCGGCATTGACATTGAGCGTCTGCGGCGACCCAGAGATTAG